The nucleotide sequence ACCACAGCCCGGTCGTCCTGGGCATGACGGCCGGGTTCTCCGGTCCGACCCGGTCCATGGCTGTGGAACTCTACCGGGGGGCGCTGGCCTGCCTGGAAAGCCGCAGCGTCCTGTCCGCGCCCGGGCTGCGCAAGGTCGTCCTCCAGGCTGCCGACGACGGCTACGAACCCGGGCCGGCCATCGAAAACACCGTGCGTTTCCTCACCCGCGACAAAGCCCTGGCCCTTTTTTCCCAGCTCGGCACGCCCACGGTCAGCCGGGTGCTGCCGGTGCTTCGGGCCTACGCCGACCAGGGGGCACGGCTGTTTTTCCCGGTCACGGGGCTGGAAGCCTCGCGCACGGCGCCCTACGTGCGCTATGTCTACAACCTGCGGGCCAGCTACCGCCAGGAGATCGACGCCCTGGTCGGGGCCTTCGTCGCCAGGGGGGCCACCCGGGTAGCCATCTGCCATCAGGCCGACGCCTTTGGCCGCAGCGGTTGGGACGGGGCGAGGCGGGCGCTTTCCCGGCGCAACCTCCCCCTTTGCGGCGAGGCCACCTTTGCCCGGATCGCCACGGTGGCCGACGACATGGCCGCCCAGGCCAAGGTGCTCTCCGCCTGCAACCCCCAGGCGATCCTGCTGGTCGGCCCGGCCCCGGCCTGCGCCGCCGCCATTCGCGATTTTCGCCAGGCCGGCCTCGACGCCGCCATCGGCGTGGTGTCCTTTGCCGGCGGCGAACTGCTGCTGCGCCAATTGGCCGCCGAGGGCGCGCGTTTGGGCGTCGATCTGGAGCACGACGTCCTTTTTTCCCAGGTCGTGCCGGACTGGCGCGACGATACCCTGCCGGCGGCCCATGATTACCGCCAGGCCCTGGCCGATCTGGGCGACCGCCAGCCGCCGCCCGGCGGCTGGGACACGCCGGCCTCCCAAGCCGGCAGTTCCGTGGGGTTCGAGGGCTATCTCAACGCCCGTCTGTTCCTGGCGGTCCTTGACGCCATGGCCGACCCCGACGACCGCCAGGGCCTGGACGCGGCGGCCGCCGCCATCGATCAGATCGACATCGGCATCGGCCGGCCCGTCACATTGACCGGCCCCAACCATCAGGCTCTGGACATGGTCTACCTCAATACCGCCAAGGACGGCCGGCTCGTGCCCTTGACCGCCAGCCTGGCCGTCGCCGAGACCGAGGACTAGAGGGTGTCACGCCTCTTCCGCAAGACGCTGCTGGCCATCGTGCTGGTGTTCGGGGTCTCGGCCAATGCCACGGCCCTGCTGTCGGCCTGGCTGCTCCATCGCCACCTGACCGATGAATACGTCACCAAGGGCCGGGCCATCGCCATGGCCATCGCCGCCGCCAGCCCCGACGCCCTGGTCGGCGGGGACGCGGCCTCGGTCCAGGCCATGATCGACGAGTTCTTGCGCATCGAGGGCGTGGGCTACGTCTTTGTGGCCGACCGAATGGGGCGCATCGCGGCCCACACCTTTTTACCGGCCATGCCGGCCACCGTGCCCCAGGTCACGGTAAGCCACCAGGAAGCCATTTCCATCGACGACGCCGTGATTCCCGACCGGGGGGATTTTATCCAGGTCACGGCCCCGATCCTGGCCGGCGAGGCCGGGCAGGTGAGCGTGGGCATGGACAAGGCCGGCATCTGGCGGGTCATGCGCGAGGCCGTCATCCGCCAGGAAGTGCTGATGCTGGCCATGTTCGCCGTGGCCGTGGTCATCTTCTACGCCCTGGTCTCGGGCATCGCCCGGCCCCTGGCCGCCCTGGCCGAATATGCCGTCAAAATCCGCGACCACGATTTCTCGGCCACCCCGCCCCCGGCCAGCGACGACGAGGTGGGCGTGCTGGCCCGGGCCATGGGCTCCATGGCCGGCCAGCTGTCGGTGCTGGTGTCCAACCTCAAGCAGGCCGTGGCCGACACCACCCGCGAACTCAACGACTCCCTGGCCCACATCCAGGCCATCATCGACAACCTGGCCGACGGCCTGCTGGTGGTCGACGACGCCGGCCGGGCCACCCTGCACAACCCGGCCCTGCTCGCCATGTTCGGCCTGACCGGAACCGACCCGGCCGGGCGCTGGGTGCGCGACGCCTTTCCGCCGGCCATGGCCGCCCTGGCCGCCTCGTGCCTCAGCGACAAGGCCTGCCCGGAAACCGAAGTGGCCCTGTCCGGCGGCGGCACGGGCAAGGTTGTGGCCACGTCCTTCCGGCTGCCCGGCCAGGCCCGCACGGCGGTCATTTTGCTCGTGCGCGACGTCACCGTGGAAAAGGAAGTGGACCG is from Solidesulfovibrio magneticus RS-1 and encodes:
- a CDS encoding ABC transporter substrate-binding protein; translation: MLALVLALFGVAEAQDHSPVVLGMTAGFSGPTRSMAVELYRGALACLESRSVLSAPGLRKVVLQAADDGYEPGPAIENTVRFLTRDKALALFSQLGTPTVSRVLPVLRAYADQGARLFFPVTGLEASRTAPYVRYVYNLRASYRQEIDALVGAFVARGATRVAICHQADAFGRSGWDGARRALSRRNLPLCGEATFARIATVADDMAAQAKVLSACNPQAILLVGPAPACAAAIRDFRQAGLDAAIGVVSFAGGELLLRQLAAEGARLGVDLEHDVLFSQVVPDWRDDTLPAAHDYRQALADLGDRQPPPGGWDTPASQAGSSVGFEGYLNARLFLAVLDAMADPDDRQGLDAAAAAIDQIDIGIGRPVTLTGPNHQALDMVYLNTAKDGRLVPLTASLAVAETED